In Streptomyces qaidamensis, one DNA window encodes the following:
- a CDS encoding helix-turn-helix domain-containing protein produces MSEPRSAPTVGQVVLGRRLLDLRERAGMKREEAARILRVAPATVRRMEMAEVTLKIPYLQLLLKAYGISDEEAEAFVRLAEEANRPGWWQRFHDILPGWFSMYVSLEGAASVIRSYEPHFVPGLLQTEDYARGVLRSGAIGQTRPEDIERHVALRMQRQDLLTREDAPRLWVVMDETALRRPAGGPEVMRAQIDKLLDATKLPNVTLQIAPFAQGPHPGTYGPFVLFRFAMPELPDMVYSEYLTGAVYLDARTEVATHLEVMDRMAAQAATAHRTKEILRDLRKEL; encoded by the coding sequence GTGAGTGAACCGCGGTCCGCACCGACGGTCGGTCAGGTCGTGCTCGGCCGACGCCTGTTGGACCTGCGGGAACGCGCGGGCATGAAGCGTGAGGAGGCCGCGCGCATCCTCCGCGTCGCCCCCGCCACGGTCCGCCGTATGGAGATGGCCGAGGTCACGCTCAAAATCCCCTATCTGCAACTGCTCCTCAAGGCCTACGGAATCTCCGACGAGGAGGCCGAGGCCTTCGTCCGACTGGCCGAGGAAGCCAACCGGCCCGGCTGGTGGCAGCGTTTCCACGACATCCTGCCCGGCTGGTTCTCGATGTACGTGAGCCTGGAAGGCGCGGCGAGCGTCATCCGCAGCTACGAGCCCCACTTCGTCCCCGGGCTGCTGCAGACCGAGGACTACGCGCGCGGGGTGCTCCGGTCCGGCGCCATCGGCCAGACCCGGCCCGAGGACATCGAGCGCCATGTCGCCCTGCGCATGCAGCGCCAGGACCTGCTCACCCGCGAGGACGCGCCCCGGCTGTGGGTCGTGATGGACGAGACTGCGCTGCGTCGCCCGGCCGGAGGCCCGGAGGTGATGCGCGCCCAGATCGACAAGCTGCTCGACGCGACGAAGCTGCCCAATGTGACGCTGCAGATCGCCCCGTTCGCTCAGGGGCCGCACCCGGGGACCTACGGGCCGTTCGTGCTGTTCCGATTCGCCATGCCCGAACTGCCGGACATGGTCTACAGCGAGTACCTGACCGGCGCGGTCTATCTCGACGCGCGCACCGAGGTGGCGACCCACCTGGAGGTCATGGACCGCATGGCGGCGCAGGCCGCTACGG
- a CDS encoding ATP-binding protein: MASVIPSAPLGTDAAAGPPGLGAATEEASLGAAAGRRFRFELAAHSGSPAQARRLTRARLTGWSVCEDTCDSAALVVSELVTNAIVHTASTHIVCELHDGDDLVRIAVRDEGCAPGQPHAASRTRPEEEHGRGLLLVDALCHSWGAQEDGPGLLVWAELPRTADTSHEPDGPRGDLGWGARPKRGPSDDPDDGDGTHQARHARATPEVPPQERRRERGNA, from the coding sequence GTGGCAAGCGTGATTCCGTCCGCGCCCTTAGGAACAGACGCCGCCGCCGGCCCTCCCGGGCTTGGCGCCGCCACGGAAGAGGCCTCCCTCGGGGCCGCTGCCGGGCGCCGGTTCCGTTTCGAGCTGGCCGCACATTCGGGTTCTCCCGCCCAGGCCAGACGCCTGACACGGGCCCGGCTGACCGGCTGGTCGGTGTGCGAGGACACGTGCGACAGCGCGGCTCTGGTCGTTTCCGAGCTGGTCACCAACGCCATCGTGCACACGGCGAGCACCCACATAGTGTGCGAGCTGCACGACGGTGACGACCTGGTGCGGATAGCCGTGCGCGACGAGGGCTGCGCCCCTGGCCAGCCGCACGCCGCGAGCCGGACCCGGCCCGAAGAGGAGCACGGGAGGGGACTGCTTCTCGTCGACGCCCTCTGCCACTCCTGGGGCGCCCAGGAGGACGGCCCCGGACTGCTGGTCTGGGCGGAGCTGCCGCGCACGGCGGACACCTCGCACGAGCCGGACGGACCTCGGGGCGACCTGGGCTGGGGCGCCCGCCCCAAGCGCGGCCCGTCGGACGACCCGGACGACGGGGACGGGACCCACCAGGCCCGCCACGCCCGGGCCACCCCTGAGGTTCCCCCGCAGGAGCGCCGCCGAGAGCGGGGGAACGCATGA
- a CDS encoding ABC transporter ATP-binding protein, translated as MGKKRTAPEVSESERLLFGGPLRYDMGWNQHADAFLELNFRAMITRLPSLLASSLRLARQADRGAARIVLAAEAGRGVAQAVALLAVNSVLAGLMSGGPIDDRLRGAAPALATVAVVMFLAALLRAASTYATGRLEPKVERVATERYLERAAAVELAAIEDHAFHKLLDTAQYGAASARRMISYGTRVINAMISLVAAAGVLTVLHPALLPLLVTMTLPSAWSALTVARRRYESFHAWVQHARAGRLLGNLLIEPEAAPEIRVHGVGSFLLRHFRAMSETAEAEQARLAKLAARTGLIAAAWTGLATVATYATLGGLLLAGAMALSVAGTAVIAIRTGSQSLDTLVVEVNALHEEALFVGDLHRLYTEADQWAIPAGGVALPEDPQEIRFENVTFRYPGDSARPALDDVTLSLPLGRIVALVGENGSGKTTLVKLLAGLYTPEQGRILWDGVDAATADRHRLAERIAMVAQDFKRWPFTARVNVALGRSSMPVCEERLGAAVADAGAETVIADLPRGLDTLLARNFSGGHELSGGQWQRLGIARAAYRRGRILIVDEPTAALDARAELEVFERIRALADSGQTVVLITHRLASVRHADLVHVLDQGRLVESGTPEELLATGGVYAELYALQAEQFASSPAPVRKVPAPKAG; from the coding sequence GTGGGGAAAAAGCGGACCGCGCCGGAGGTGTCCGAGTCGGAGCGGCTGCTGTTCGGCGGCCCGCTGCGCTACGACATGGGCTGGAACCAGCACGCCGACGCGTTCCTGGAGCTGAACTTCCGCGCCATGATCACCCGGCTGCCGTCCCTGCTCGCGTCCAGCCTCCGGCTCGCCCGGCAGGCCGACCGGGGTGCGGCGCGGATCGTGCTGGCCGCCGAGGCGGGCCGGGGTGTGGCGCAGGCGGTGGCCCTACTCGCCGTCAACAGCGTGCTGGCCGGGCTGATGAGCGGCGGCCCGATCGACGACCGGCTGCGCGGAGCCGCCCCCGCCCTGGCCACGGTGGCCGTCGTGATGTTCCTCGCGGCCCTGCTGCGGGCCGCGAGCACCTACGCCACCGGCCGGCTGGAGCCCAAGGTCGAGCGGGTGGCGACCGAGCGGTACCTGGAGCGGGCCGCGGCCGTCGAGCTGGCCGCGATCGAGGACCACGCCTTCCACAAGCTGCTGGACACCGCGCAGTACGGCGCCGCCTCGGCGCGCCGGATGATCTCCTACGGGACCCGCGTGATCAACGCGATGATCTCGCTGGTCGCGGCGGCGGGCGTGCTGACCGTGCTGCACCCTGCCCTGCTGCCGCTGCTGGTGACGATGACCCTCCCGAGCGCCTGGAGCGCGCTGACCGTCGCCCGGCGGCGCTACGAGTCCTTCCACGCCTGGGTGCAGCACGCCCGGGCCGGGCGGCTGCTCGGCAACCTGCTGATCGAGCCCGAGGCGGCTCCCGAGATCCGGGTGCACGGGGTCGGCTCCTTCCTGCTGCGGCACTTCCGCGCGATGTCGGAGACGGCCGAGGCCGAGCAGGCCCGCCTGGCCAAGCTCGCCGCCCGTACGGGCCTGATCGCGGCGGCGTGGACGGGCCTGGCGACGGTGGCGACGTACGCGACGCTGGGCGGGCTGCTGCTGGCGGGGGCGATGGCCCTGTCGGTCGCAGGGACGGCCGTGATCGCGATCCGGACCGGCTCGCAGAGCCTCGACACGCTCGTGGTGGAGGTCAACGCGCTGCACGAGGAGGCGCTCTTCGTCGGGGACCTGCACCGGCTGTACACCGAGGCGGACCAGTGGGCGATCCCGGCGGGCGGTGTGGCGCTGCCGGAGGATCCGCAGGAGATCCGCTTCGAGAACGTCACGTTCCGCTACCCGGGCGACTCCGCCCGCCCCGCTCTCGACGACGTGACACTGAGCCTGCCGCTGGGCCGGATCGTGGCCCTGGTCGGCGAGAACGGCTCCGGCAAGACGACCCTGGTCAAGCTGCTCGCCGGGCTCTACACGCCGGAGCAGGGGCGGATCCTGTGGGACGGCGTGGACGCGGCGACCGCGGACCGGCACCGGCTGGCCGAGCGGATCGCGATGGTGGCGCAGGACTTCAAGCGGTGGCCGTTCACGGCCCGGGTCAACGTGGCCTTGGGGCGTTCCTCGATGCCCGTGTGCGAGGAACGGCTGGGTGCGGCGGTCGCCGACGCGGGGGCGGAGACGGTGATCGCGGACCTGCCGCGCGGACTGGACACCTTGCTCGCCCGCAACTTCAGCGGCGGTCACGAACTGTCGGGCGGCCAGTGGCAGCGGCTGGGCATCGCCCGGGCGGCCTACCGCAGGGGCCGCATCCTGATCGTGGACGAGCCGACGGCGGCCCTGGACGCCCGGGCCGAGCTGGAGGTCTTCGAGCGGATCCGCGCCCTGGCCGACAGCGGCCAGACGGTCGTACTGATCACGCACCGGCTGGCGTCCGTACGGCACGCGGACCTGGTGCACGTCCTGGACCAGGGCCGGCTCGTGGAGTCCGGGACACCGGAGGAGCTGCTGGCCACCGGTGGCGTCTACGCCGAGCTGTACGCGCTCCAGGCGGAGCAGTTCGCCTCGTCGCCCGCGCCGGTCAGGAAGGTGCCGGCGCCGAAGGCGGGCTGA
- a CDS encoding DUF899 domain-containing protein: MSLPEIVSRGEWRAARAELLLKEKAATRARDALSAERRGLPMVEVGEEYVFEGGDGKATLLDLFEDRRQLVVYHFMFAPEWDAGCRSCSAFLDQIGHLAHLQARETSFAAVSRAPYPRILPFKARMGWTLPWYSSHACDFNRDFEVTLEREGELVERPGLSCFLRDRDRVFHTYSAYGRGLDGLGSTTSLLDLTALGRQEEWEEPEGRASAFGAPAGSERIRYHDEYDD, encoded by the coding sequence ATGTCGCTTCCGGAGATCGTCTCGCGCGGCGAGTGGCGCGCGGCCCGCGCGGAACTGCTGCTCAAGGAGAAGGCTGCCACCCGCGCACGGGACGCGCTCAGCGCCGAGCGGCGCGGACTGCCCATGGTGGAGGTCGGCGAGGAGTACGTCTTCGAGGGCGGGGACGGCAAGGCCACTCTGCTCGACCTGTTCGAGGACCGGCGCCAGCTCGTCGTCTACCACTTCATGTTCGCGCCCGAGTGGGACGCGGGCTGCCGCAGCTGCTCCGCATTCCTGGATCAAATAGGGCATCTCGCTCATCTTCAGGCCCGTGAAACGTCGTTCGCGGCCGTGTCCCGCGCGCCCTACCCGAGGATCCTGCCGTTCAAGGCGCGGATGGGCTGGACGCTGCCCTGGTACTCGTCGCACGCCTGCGACTTCAACCGTGACTTCGAGGTGACTCTGGAGCGTGAGGGCGAACTCGTCGAGCGGCCCGGCCTCAGCTGCTTCCTCCGGGACCGCGACCGGGTCTTCCACACCTACTCGGCGTACGGGCGCGGCCTCGACGGCCTGGGCTCGACCACCAGCCTGCTGGACCTCACCGCGCTGGGCCGCCAGGAGGAGTGGGAGGAACCCGAGGGGCGCGCGTCGGCCTTTGGGGCGCCTGCGGGAAGTGAGCGCATCCGATATCACGATGAGTACGACGACTGA
- a CDS encoding amidohydrolase, whose amino-acid sequence MTPSAADDPAELIISACTVLVHDDQERIGFAEDAAVVVRGGIVEAVTTTAQAADLPAAERIDAAGQVALPGLINCHTHAPMVALRGLAEDLPTEEWFNDVVWPVESNLTATDVELGARLACAEMIRAGVTCFADHYFAMDAVARVVTESGMRALLGEAFFSSQGPEGRERSLEFALRHRGAADGRITTALAPHAPYTVDDTDLAATAQLARAHGLPVHLHAAENRDQTETSLARHGVTPIEVLERTTLLHTDLLLAHGTGIVDSDLPLLEQADGRTAVATAPRGYLKFAWPDTTPVRALRDIGVDVGLATDGAASNNSLDVWESMALTALVQKSAEGDPRRLTSRQALHHATLQSARAVGLGDSAGSIAPGRRADIVLVDLTGPHTQPVHDLAATLVHSARSADVRTTIVDGRILMRDRELLTIDVPAVVRELGERLPALVDRSHGRRIQRYDT is encoded by the coding sequence ATGACGCCTTCTGCCGCGGACGATCCCGCCGAGCTCATCATCAGCGCATGTACGGTCCTCGTGCACGACGATCAAGAGCGGATCGGGTTCGCGGAGGACGCCGCGGTCGTCGTGCGGGGCGGGATCGTCGAGGCCGTCACGACCACCGCGCAGGCCGCGGACCTGCCCGCCGCCGAGCGGATCGACGCCGCCGGCCAGGTCGCCCTGCCCGGCTTGATCAACTGCCACACGCACGCGCCGATGGTCGCGCTGCGCGGACTCGCCGAGGACCTCCCCACCGAGGAGTGGTTCAACGACGTCGTCTGGCCCGTCGAGTCCAACCTCACGGCGACGGACGTCGAGTTGGGGGCGCGGCTCGCCTGCGCCGAGATGATCCGGGCGGGCGTCACCTGCTTCGCCGACCACTACTTCGCCATGGACGCGGTGGCCCGGGTGGTCACGGAATCCGGCATGCGGGCGCTGCTCGGCGAGGCCTTCTTCTCCTCGCAGGGGCCCGAAGGCCGGGAGCGGTCGCTGGAGTTCGCGCTGCGCCACCGCGGAGCGGCCGACGGCCGGATCACCACCGCGCTCGCGCCGCACGCCCCCTACACGGTGGACGACACCGACCTCGCCGCCACCGCCCAGCTCGCCCGCGCGCACGGCCTGCCCGTGCACCTCCACGCCGCCGAGAACCGCGACCAGACCGAGACCAGTCTTGCCCGCCACGGCGTCACCCCGATCGAGGTCCTGGAACGCACCACCCTCCTCCACACGGACCTGCTCCTCGCCCACGGCACCGGCATCGTCGACAGCGACCTCCCCCTCCTGGAGCAGGCGGACGGCCGCACCGCCGTCGCCACCGCGCCCCGCGGCTACCTCAAGTTCGCCTGGCCCGACACCACACCGGTCCGCGCCCTGCGCGACATCGGCGTCGACGTGGGACTCGCCACCGACGGCGCCGCCTCCAACAACAGCCTCGACGTGTGGGAGTCCATGGCCCTCACCGCGCTGGTGCAGAAGTCGGCCGAGGGCGACCCGCGCCGGCTGACCTCCCGGCAGGCCCTGCACCACGCCACGCTGCAGAGCGCCCGTGCCGTGGGTCTCGGGGACAGCGCCGGCAGCATCGCACCCGGCCGGCGGGCCGACATCGTCCTGGTCGACCTCACCGGGCCGCACACCCAGCCCGTCCACGACCTGGCCGCCACCCTCGTGCACAGCGCCCGCTCCGCGGACGTCCGCACCACGATCGTCGACGGACGGATCCTGATGCGCGACCGGGAGCTCCTGACGATCGACGTGCCGGCGGTGGTACGGGAGCTGGGGGAGCGCCTGCCCGCACTCGTCGACCGCAGCCACGGCCGGCGCATCCAGCGGTACGACACCTGA
- a CDS encoding endonuclease/exonuclease/phosphatase family protein has translation MLLGTWNLENLYRPGGPYGPPDEAGYEAKLAALAAVITELDPALLGVQEVGDPEALKDLAGMLDDDWHVALSEHPDSRGIRVGFLSRTPLTVVADTRAFPAELRPVQADDAGLTAGQAGRGVLAVEIEGGDGLLRVAVCHLKSKLLSYPDGRFQPRDEGERARYGAYALYRRAAEATALRALADALLAGDGQERDVAILGDLNDEVQAATTQILLGPPGSEIGTPGYDRPDRGDATRLWDVAPLIPPGQRWSRVNSGRRELIDHVLLSHRLVHRTTAAGTGLPGEGPPGLPSVGPDPAERRGEPGSDHAPVWVRVGG, from the coding sequence ATGCTCCTCGGCACCTGGAACCTGGAGAACCTCTACCGGCCCGGCGGCCCGTACGGCCCGCCGGACGAGGCCGGCTACGAAGCGAAGCTCGCCGCGCTCGCCGCCGTGATCACGGAGCTCGATCCGGCCCTGCTCGGCGTGCAGGAGGTCGGCGACCCCGAGGCCCTGAAGGACCTGGCCGGGATGCTCGACGACGACTGGCACGTCGCCCTGTCCGAGCATCCGGACAGCCGGGGCATACGGGTCGGGTTCCTGAGCCGTACGCCGCTGACGGTGGTGGCCGACACGCGGGCGTTCCCGGCGGAGCTGCGTCCCGTCCAGGCGGACGATGCGGGGCTGACGGCGGGGCAGGCGGGGCGGGGCGTCCTGGCCGTTGAGATCGAGGGCGGGGACGGACTGCTGCGCGTGGCCGTCTGCCATCTGAAGTCGAAGCTGCTGTCGTATCCGGACGGCCGGTTCCAGCCGCGCGACGAGGGCGAACGGGCCCGCTACGGCGCCTACGCCCTGTACCGGCGGGCCGCCGAGGCGACGGCGCTGCGCGCGCTCGCGGACGCGTTGCTGGCCGGTGACGGGCAGGAGCGGGACGTGGCGATACTGGGCGACCTGAACGACGAGGTGCAGGCGGCGACCACGCAGATCCTGCTCGGCCCACCCGGCTCGGAGATCGGCACCCCGGGCTACGACCGGCCCGACCGGGGCGACGCGACGCGGCTGTGGGACGTGGCCCCGCTCATCCCGCCCGGGCAGCGCTGGTCCCGGGTGAACTCCGGGCGGCGCGAGCTGATCGACCACGTGCTGCTGAGCCACCGTCTGGTGCACCGGACGACGGCGGCGGGCACGGGCCTGCCGGGCGAGGGCCCGCCCGGCCTGCCGTCGGTCGGCCCCGATCCCGCGGAGCGCCGCGGCGAGCCCGGGTCGGACCACGCTCCGGTGTGGGTACGGGTCGGCGGCTGA
- a CDS encoding FUSC family protein yields the protein MSRRIAPHLPPWLAHALSAQRGPVPWSAVTRGALSAGPLLLVAVQTGLTSLGVVAAVAAMLAGINDRPGSRRVSVKRIGVPALGGALGLVIGTYTGQETGAVVLTVVLTAVGLVAGGMSAVGPVASAVGTQLLVGAAIGAGMPLPEPGWERALAYLAGAGWLLVLRLVLPTPGSLPGDFRFDGERAAVVRVYEAVAELLDAVGGPDAIRRRAALTAALDHAQDALAGPRLRRYASSSTERRLHAQYAAALPLAEAATALAWAEEPIAERASEGPRRLAAAVRGNTHTGPLPAPSRSAPALRALDDALLHAAEVFDQGRGGDLHTRPRSAGDRLRAAFGSAGREYGFRVALCFGASSAVAQALHRSQWYGQHEHWYWLPATAVFLVKPDLGPLASRVLNRAAGTVLGALLFAALAAVLPRPEGLIALVALSGALIPVATRHFAAQTAVATVLVLALVMVGGEPQASAGRIGETLLACAIVLIVGHLPMPGQHGGGVRARLRAASDAAHAYLTHVLDEADAPRIGTSGTPSGHRATRWTLRREAYRTLAEARSAISLSAHELPALARHTEGADEVADLLERLVDTTTACAVHLDDTGRLGTRHEERLAAVLTELARRGERVGLQPPPRTPLAG from the coding sequence GTGTCCCGCCGCATCGCCCCGCATCTGCCGCCCTGGCTCGCGCACGCCCTGAGCGCACAGCGGGGGCCGGTGCCCTGGAGCGCGGTGACGCGGGGGGCCCTGTCGGCCGGGCCGTTGCTGCTCGTGGCCGTGCAGACCGGTCTCACCTCCCTCGGCGTCGTCGCCGCCGTCGCCGCCATGCTGGCCGGGATCAACGACCGGCCCGGGAGCCGGCGCGTCTCGGTCAAGCGGATCGGAGTACCCGCCCTGGGCGGTGCCCTGGGGCTCGTGATCGGGACCTACACCGGGCAGGAGACCGGGGCGGTCGTGCTCACCGTGGTCCTCACGGCCGTCGGGCTCGTCGCCGGAGGGATGAGCGCCGTCGGGCCCGTCGCCTCCGCAGTCGGGACGCAGCTGCTGGTCGGCGCGGCGATCGGCGCCGGGATGCCCCTGCCCGAGCCGGGCTGGGAGCGGGCGCTCGCCTATCTCGCCGGGGCGGGCTGGCTGCTCGTGCTGCGGCTCGTCCTGCCCACGCCCGGCTCCCTCCCCGGTGACTTCCGCTTCGACGGGGAGCGCGCGGCCGTGGTCCGTGTGTACGAGGCCGTCGCCGAACTGCTCGACGCCGTCGGCGGGCCGGACGCCATCCGCCGCCGGGCCGCCCTGACCGCCGCCCTCGACCACGCGCAGGACGCCCTCGCCGGGCCCCGGCTGCGGAGGTACGCCTCGTCCTCCACCGAGCGGCGCCTGCACGCGCAGTACGCCGCTGCCCTGCCCCTCGCCGAGGCCGCCACCGCGCTGGCCTGGGCCGAGGAGCCCATCGCCGAGCGGGCCTCCGAAGGCCCCCGGCGGCTCGCCGCCGCCGTGCGCGGCAACACCCACACCGGGCCGCTGCCCGCCCCGTCCCGTTCGGCACCCGCCCTGCGCGCCCTCGACGACGCCCTCCTGCACGCCGCCGAGGTGTTCGACCAGGGGCGGGGTGGTGATCTGCACACGCGGCCCAGGAGCGCCGGGGACCGGCTGCGCGCGGCCTTCGGCAGTGCCGGGCGCGAGTACGGGTTCCGCGTCGCCCTCTGCTTCGGCGCCAGCTCGGCGGTCGCCCAGGCCCTGCACCGGAGCCAGTGGTACGGGCAGCACGAGCACTGGTACTGGCTGCCCGCCACCGCCGTGTTCCTGGTCAAGCCCGACCTGGGGCCGCTGGCCTCGCGGGTGCTGAACCGGGCCGCCGGGACCGTCCTCGGGGCGCTGCTCTTCGCGGCGCTCGCCGCGGTCCTGCCCCGCCCGGAAGGGCTCATCGCGCTCGTCGCCCTCAGCGGCGCGCTCATACCCGTGGCCACCCGCCACTTCGCCGCCCAGACCGCCGTCGCCACCGTCCTGGTCCTCGCGCTCGTCATGGTCGGCGGCGAGCCCCAGGCCTCCGCCGGCCGGATCGGCGAGACGCTGCTGGCCTGCGCGATCGTGCTGATCGTCGGGCACCTGCCGATGCCCGGACAGCACGGCGGGGGAGTGCGCGCCCGGCTCAGGGCGGCGAGCGACGCCGCGCACGCCTACCTCACGCACGTCCTCGACGAGGCCGACGCCCCCCGCATCGGGACCTCGGGCACCCCCTCCGGCCACCGCGCCACCCGCTGGACCCTGCGCCGCGAGGCCTACCGCACCCTGGCCGAGGCCCGCTCGGCCATCTCCCTCTCCGCACACGAGCTGCCCGCTCTCGCCCGGCACACCGAGGGCGCGGACGAGGTGGCCGACCTCCTCGAACGCCTTGTCGACACCACGACCGCCTGCGCCGTGCACCTCGACGACACGGGCCGGCTCGGGACTCGCCACGAGGAACGCCTCGCGGCCGTCCTCACCGAACTCGCCCGCCGGGGCGAGAGGGTGGGACTACAGCCACCGCCCCGGACACCCCTCGCCGGCTAG
- a CDS encoding expansin EXLX1 family cellulose-binding protein, translating to MASASHRRPLRKRRTALVWTVAVAAVGLLVSLVIALRPGGEPDTVRTAAGTAATRPSVSPTTHKPTPAPKPSTPSPAPKRTPAAAASATTPPARPSPVTTRSPAPRPASGTAPLAGRIKPGTTYTGVATHYDAKDGDGACLYGPSPDLMVAAMNHTDYETSQACGAYILVRAASGASVTVRVTNECPLPCAPGQLDLSKEAFAKLAGLSAGRIPITWSLLSPATSDTVSIRYKTGSSRHWCGIQALGHRNPLARLEVRTGGGWSRLTRTEYNYFLSPDGTGCGGSLRLTDIYGEQLTVDGLAIRPDTVQPTRVQFTRR from the coding sequence GTGGCATCCGCATCTCATCGCCGTCCCCTCCGAAAGCGGCGCACGGCCCTCGTCTGGACCGTCGCCGTGGCGGCCGTGGGACTCCTCGTCTCGCTCGTGATCGCCCTGCGCCCGGGCGGCGAGCCGGACACGGTACGGACGGCCGCCGGGACGGCCGCCACCCGCCCGAGCGTCTCGCCGACGACACACAAGCCCACACCGGCACCCAAGCCCTCGACACCCTCCCCGGCTCCGAAGCGCACCCCGGCCGCCGCGGCCTCCGCGACCACCCCGCCGGCGCGGCCCTCGCCCGTCACCACCCGATCGCCCGCGCCGCGTCCGGCGTCGGGCACCGCGCCCCTGGCGGGACGGATCAAGCCCGGAACCACCTACACGGGCGTCGCCACCCACTACGACGCGAAAGACGGTGACGGCGCCTGCCTGTACGGCCCGAGCCCCGACCTCATGGTCGCGGCGATGAACCACACCGACTACGAGACGTCCCAGGCGTGCGGGGCGTACATCCTGGTCCGCGCCGCAAGCGGAGCCTCCGTCACCGTCCGGGTCACCAACGAGTGCCCGCTGCCCTGCGCCCCCGGGCAGCTCGACCTCAGCAAGGAGGCCTTCGCGAAGCTCGCCGGTCTGTCCGCGGGACGGATACCGATCACCTGGAGCCTGCTGAGCCCCGCCACGTCCGACACGGTCTCGATCCGCTACAAGACCGGCTCCAGCCGCCACTGGTGCGGCATCCAGGCACTCGGCCACCGCAACCCGCTGGCCCGGCTGGAGGTCAGGACCGGCGGCGGCTGGAGCCGGTTGACGCGTACCGAGTACAACTACTTCCTCTCCCCCGACGGCACCGGCTGCGGCGGCTCCCTCAGGCTCACCGACATCTACGGCGAACAGCTCACCGTCGACGGCCTCGCGATCCGCCCGGACACCGTCCAGCCGACCCGCGTGCAGTTCACCCGGCGGTGA
- a CDS encoding RidA family protein, with translation MIRRVTVPTLFPPPTYSHASVVEAGTRLAFLAGSVPLGPDGALVGPGDPVRQAEQVIANLREQLDAVGSDLAHVVATDVYVVSGEPAVLSAVWSVVEASGLSAGPHASTLIGVACLGYTGQLVEITATAVVPE, from the coding sequence GTGATCCGCCGCGTCACCGTCCCAACTCTCTTCCCGCCTCCCACCTACTCCCACGCGTCCGTCGTAGAGGCCGGCACGCGGCTGGCGTTCCTCGCCGGTTCCGTACCGCTGGGCCCCGACGGCGCACTGGTCGGGCCGGGGGATCCGGTGCGGCAGGCCGAGCAGGTCATCGCCAACCTGCGGGAGCAGCTGGACGCCGTCGGGAGCGATCTGGCGCATGTCGTGGCGACCGACGTGTACGTGGTGAGCGGTGAACCGGCCGTACTGTCCGCCGTCTGGAGCGTGGTCGAGGCGTCCGGCCTCAGTGCGGGTCCGCATGCCTCGACGCTGATCGGCGTGGCGTGCCTCGGGTACACGGGACAACTGGTGGAGATCACGGCGACAGCCGTCGTTCCCGAGTAG
- a CDS encoding aspartate/glutamate racemase family protein, producing the protein MRIVVTNCNTTQEMTEEIVRGARAAAGPGTTVTGLTPAWGPASAEGWLDSYLSAAAVLDTLRTYDGAPYDAVVMAGFGEHGREGVRELVDVPVVDITEAAAHLACLLGRRYGVVTTLERSCGQIEDSLETAGVARNCAAIVGTGLNVLDLGDDERTETAFLAAAERACAAGAEVLVLGCAGMTGLQRVVGEKLGLPVVDGVGAAVKLAESLVALGLTTSRVGSYAEPLVKPRAWGRPAGR; encoded by the coding sequence GTGCGAATCGTCGTCACCAACTGCAACACCACGCAGGAGATGACCGAGGAGATCGTACGAGGTGCCCGGGCCGCCGCAGGTCCGGGCACCACCGTGACCGGACTGACTCCCGCCTGGGGGCCGGCGTCGGCGGAGGGCTGGCTCGACAGCTACCTGTCCGCCGCGGCCGTCCTGGACACTCTGCGGACCTATGACGGAGCGCCGTACGACGCCGTGGTCATGGCCGGATTCGGGGAGCACGGCAGGGAGGGCGTGCGGGAACTGGTGGACGTGCCGGTCGTCGACATCACCGAGGCCGCCGCGCACCTCGCCTGCCTGCTGGGCCGCCGCTACGGCGTCGTGACCACGCTGGAGCGCTCGTGCGGCCAGATCGAGGACAGCCTGGAGACGGCGGGCGTGGCGCGGAACTGCGCGGCCATCGTCGGAACGGGCCTGAACGTGCTCGACCTCGGCGACGACGAACGCACCGAGACGGCGTTCCTGGCCGCCGCCGAACGGGCCTGCGCGGCCGGGGCAGAGGTGCTCGTCCTCGGCTGCGCCGGCATGACGGGGCTGCAACGGGTTGTCGGGGAGAAGCTGGGCCTGCCGGTCGTCGACGGGGTCGGTGCGGCGGTCAAACTGGCGGAGTCCCTGGTGGCACTGGGGCTGACCACGAGCCGGGTGGGGAGCTACGCCGAGCCGCTCGTGAAACCGAGGGCGTGGGGCAGGCCCGCGGGGCGGTAG